A genome region from Clostridium pasteurianum includes the following:
- a CDS encoding alpha-amylase family glycosyl hydrolase — protein MNNSWYYKSIFYHIYPLGFCGAPLNNDFNSKPVARLKKIEEWIPYLKSLGINTLYLGPIFESSTHGYDTADYFSIDRRLGTNSTLKHLVDKLHKNGIRIVLDGVFNHVGRNFPNFLDLIKNKASSPFVSWFAGINFNNKSPYNDDFSYETWHGCYDLVKLNVQNQDVKNFIFNVIKFWMDEFKIDGIRFDAADCIDINFLKEISSFCKNINPDFFLLGEVIFGDYARFANKDTLDSVTNYECYKGLHSSHNSLNYFEIAYSLNRQFGDGGIYKNLPLYNFVDNHDVNRIASTLTDKDNLYPIYTLLFTMPGIPSIYYGSDFGVTGVKENNSDKALRPELNLSELMSSGNLKLNNLIKSLSKIRSKSEALTLGNYKQLFISNKQFAFLRYTDNEKIVTALNCSKESVEINFSTDFSSSITDLINEEYIKVTNNRLNIPLPPNGARIFKVN, from the coding sequence ATGAATAATTCATGGTATTATAAATCTATTTTTTATCATATATATCCATTGGGATTCTGCGGTGCTCCTTTAAATAATGACTTTAACTCCAAACCAGTTGCGCGCCTTAAAAAAATCGAAGAATGGATACCTTATCTGAAATCTCTTGGAATAAATACCCTATATTTAGGACCTATTTTTGAATCTTCGACACATGGCTACGATACGGCCGACTATTTTTCGATTGATAGGCGACTTGGCACAAATTCCACCCTCAAGCACCTTGTAGACAAACTTCATAAAAATGGCATTAGAATTGTACTTGATGGTGTATTTAATCATGTCGGCAGGAATTTTCCGAATTTTCTCGATTTAATTAAAAATAAAGCCTCCTCACCTTTTGTATCATGGTTTGCAGGAATAAACTTTAATAATAAAAGTCCATACAATGATGATTTTTCGTACGAGACCTGGCATGGATGTTATGATCTTGTAAAACTAAATGTACAAAATCAAGATGTTAAAAACTTTATCTTCAATGTAATAAAGTTTTGGATGGATGAATTTAAGATTGATGGGATACGTTTTGATGCAGCTGACTGCATAGACATAAATTTTCTCAAAGAAATTTCATCCTTTTGTAAAAATATAAATCCAGATTTCTTTTTACTTGGAGAGGTTATCTTTGGCGATTATGCAAGATTTGCAAATAAGGATACCTTAGATTCAGTTACAAACTATGAGTGTTATAAAGGACTTCATTCTAGTCACAATTCTCTTAACTACTTTGAAATAGCTTACTCACTGAACAGACAATTTGGAGACGGCGGTATATACAAAAACTTGCCTCTATATAATTTTGTAGACAACCATGATGTTAACCGTATTGCAAGTACCTTAACGGACAAAGATAATTTATATCCTATATATACTCTTCTGTTTACAATGCCAGGCATTCCGTCAATTTATTACGGAAGTGACTTTGGAGTAACTGGAGTAAAGGAAAATAATTCAGATAAAGCTTTAAGGCCAGAACTTAACTTATCTGAACTTATGTCATCAGGAAACCTTAAACTAAATAATCTCATAAAATCTCTCTCTAAAATACGCAGTAAATCAGAAGCTCTAACCTTAGGCAATTATAAACAGCTCTTTATTTCTAACAAACAATTTGCATTTTTGCGCTATACTGATAATGAAAAAATAGTAACAGCTTTAAATTGTTCCAAAGAATCTGTTGAAATTAATTTTTCTACTGACTTTTCCTCTTCTATAACAGATCTCATAAATGAAGAATATATAAAAGTAACTAATAATAGATTAAATATCCCTCTACCCCCAAATGGTGCAAGAATATTTAAAGTAAACTAG
- a CDS encoding glycoside hydrolase family 31 protein yields MFGKIQNYLQKENKIELIFENKKALIEIVSPSIINFFVPFKTDKRVSKSIENLKTKKSTFKIERYSSKITICTGNLKINIYDEFKVDIYDSHGNLLCEDYRGKRAPFVRNGLNAGACELANKEGHKIKAEANICKFNVLKKLEDNTFFYGFGEKTGHLNKKGYHYKMWNSDIASPHVESFEALYESIPFFIALKDKKAFGIFLDNTFETHFDMGKENSSYYSFGAADGNLNYYFIYGPSVKDVVKNYTYLTGRTPLPALWTLGYHQCRWSYVPESKLVELADAFRNKDIPCDALYLDIDYMDGYRVFTWDKNKFKDPKKTLHELKQKGFKVVTIIDPGVKKDKDYKIYDEGIKGNYFATDKDGIPYVNEVWPGKALYPDFSNSKVRNWWANNQKIMLDCGVSGIWNDMNEPASFNGPLPDDVMFNNDGIKTSHREIHNVYGHYMAKATYEGIKKYSNKRPFVITRACFAGTQKYSTVWTGDNQSLWEHLRMSLPMLMNLGLSGMVFCGTDVGGFGFDCTSELLSRWTQVGCFTPLFRNHSSIFTREQEPWAFDEKTEDIVRKYIKLRYKLIPYLYDFFFKEENDGLPIIRPLLLNYQNDKETYELNDEFLCGDNILVAPIVEQGKSHRMVYLPNGDNWIDYWTHEHFSGGQYIIKYAPIDTCPIYIKSGSIIPNYPVQNYIGEKEITNPIFNIYLPYENGNFSCTHYQDDGESFDYRNGIYNIYKCTVTKTSSTCTIKIDNTKNDYRESYKGFNFNLLTKFKPLKILADEKPIKFAYNDEILKFSTQKVHEIVISQ; encoded by the coding sequence ATGTTTGGTAAAATACAAAATTACTTGCAAAAAGAAAATAAAATAGAATTAATATTTGAAAATAAAAAAGCTCTAATTGAAATAGTATCGCCATCAATTATTAATTTCTTTGTTCCTTTTAAAACAGACAAACGAGTTTCAAAATCTATTGAAAACCTAAAAACCAAAAAGTCTACCTTTAAAATTGAAAGATATTCTTCAAAAATAACAATATGTACAGGAAATTTAAAAATAAACATATATGATGAATTTAAAGTAGATATATACGATTCACATGGAAATTTACTATGTGAAGATTATAGAGGTAAAAGAGCTCCCTTCGTAAGAAATGGCTTAAATGCCGGAGCCTGTGAGCTTGCTAATAAGGAAGGACATAAAATAAAAGCTGAAGCGAACATATGTAAATTCAATGTTCTAAAAAAACTTGAAGACAACACTTTCTTTTATGGTTTTGGTGAAAAAACAGGCCACTTAAATAAAAAAGGATATCACTATAAAATGTGGAACTCTGACATTGCAAGTCCTCATGTTGAAAGCTTTGAAGCACTTTATGAATCCATACCCTTTTTTATAGCTTTAAAAGATAAAAAAGCTTTTGGTATATTTTTAGATAATACCTTTGAAACTCATTTTGATATGGGAAAAGAAAATAGCAGTTACTATTCATTTGGCGCTGCTGACGGAAATTTAAATTACTATTTTATATATGGTCCTTCCGTAAAGGATGTAGTTAAAAATTATACTTATTTAACAGGAAGAACACCTTTACCTGCCCTTTGGACTTTAGGATATCATCAATGCAGATGGTCTTATGTTCCAGAATCAAAATTAGTTGAACTAGCAGATGCCTTTAGAAATAAGGATATTCCATGCGATGCACTGTATTTGGATATAGATTATATGGATGGATATAGAGTTTTTACCTGGGACAAAAATAAGTTTAAAGATCCTAAAAAAACACTTCATGAATTGAAGCAAAAGGGCTTCAAAGTAGTGACAATTATCGATCCTGGTGTAAAAAAAGATAAAGACTATAAAATATATGATGAAGGTATAAAAGGTAACTACTTTGCAACAGATAAGGACGGCATTCCCTACGTAAATGAGGTATGGCCTGGAAAAGCCTTATACCCTGATTTTTCAAATAGTAAGGTTAGAAACTGGTGGGCAAACAATCAAAAGATCATGCTGGACTGCGGCGTATCTGGAATATGGAACGACATGAATGAACCTGCAAGCTTTAACGGTCCTCTTCCAGATGATGTTATGTTTAATAATGATGGCATAAAAACATCACATAGGGAAATCCACAACGTTTACGGACATTACATGGCTAAAGCAACCTATGAAGGCATTAAAAAATATTCAAATAAAAGACCTTTTGTAATAACGAGAGCTTGTTTTGCTGGCACTCAAAAATACTCCACTGTATGGACAGGAGATAACCAAAGCCTTTGGGAACACTTAAGAATGTCTCTGCCAATGCTTATGAATTTAGGGCTAAGCGGCATGGTTTTCTGCGGCACAGATGTTGGAGGATTTGGCTTTGATTGTACAAGCGAACTTTTATCAAGATGGACACAAGTTGGATGTTTTACTCCCCTATTTAGAAATCATTCATCAATTTTCACAAGAGAACAGGAGCCTTGGGCTTTTGATGAAAAAACAGAGGATATTGTGAGAAAATATATTAAATTGAGATACAAATTAATTCCCTATCTATATGATTTTTTCTTTAAGGAGGAAAATGATGGACTTCCAATAATAAGACCACTACTTTTAAATTATCAAAATGATAAAGAAACTTATGAATTAAATGACGAATTTTTATGTGGTGATAACATATTAGTTGCACCAATTGTAGAACAGGGTAAATCTCATAGAATGGTTTATCTCCCTAATGGTGATAATTGGATTGATTACTGGACACATGAACATTTTTCAGGTGGTCAGTATATAATAAAATATGCACCTATTGATACATGTCCTATATATATAAAATCAGGCAGTATAATACCTAATTATCCTGTTCAAAATTATATAGGAGAAAAAGAAATCACTAATCCTATTTTTAATATTTATTTGCCTTATGAAAATGGAAATTTCAGCTGCACTCATTATCAAGATGATGGTGAAAGCTTTGATTATAGAAATGGCATTTACAATATCTACAAATGTACAGTTACTAAAACTTCAAGTACATGTACAATTAAAATTGATAATACCAAAAATGACTATAGAGAATCATACAAGGGTTTTAACTTTAATCTACTTACTAAATTTAAACCTTTAAAAATTTTAGCAGATGAAAAACCTATTAAATTTGCATATAATGACGAAATATTGAAATTTAGTACTCAAAAAGTTCATGAAATTGTAATATCACAATAA